In the genome of Helicobacter sp. 11S03491-1, one region contains:
- a CDS encoding autotransporter outer membrane beta-barrel domain-containing protein: MKKTDLSFSKILAIQVGVLLGIAQGVETPNTGFERVETRNLRENVSYNTIDGAKTRLINSSIAIQTGFRVDEKGNILFGTTGTSEKMFPQDEGSSSSILDRDFSSYEISKVYFQSLNTTDMKRLSAQYLFINNWDSITPVIAKSLSGFSGVCKNFECSFTDNKIEKEVFIGMGGKNIGELGFFVGTYQESGSPDSLGQVLSADTITTIGGTGDYAYGIRSIGIINANAMTAIGGNGIGSDGLYNEDHLIAGNIIAIGGKKGNGITNITNRSLLKSNNMTIIGGIEADTYGIFNSGGDINTNFLTVIAGKSSKAAGLYNQGKVTANGIIVLTTPDRGIGMINDNPGKIDVDELVIVGRGSYAALRAYKGSQLQAKNIYLQGYGIHNEGSIKTHHLFVNDFSTIRGGITLDTSEESSLVFNLLNKWEDFKEPYLTIKAGNLTLNSNTKVQVKISNETILKSNLSYDKTYELLSMREGGKLEDNRTNKTIEFSGLSASPKTRVDSNGIAFTFTDFSIPTQEPPLSEKPTDVLNEKSESLGISPSQIQNITDKISSISPEALLILTSMIEGNAKGSKFQEVAINEGLKNFNTNPNLLHSLIEQTDKTLQENTTNMGIFSQKTTEYLGQQVGFRIQGLAFDKKISKIKFTQIMRRYALASNSKNNIYLPDVRERNSAWIHAGGSYYRSSSTAAVPSNTSSFNLTIGYDRELISESQSSLILGGLFNYNSGVFSQDSHKEVFNSFSLGVYTNFTFLNHEIQSILSGNQLLSTQKISNQALMIDNDSYTNNSLAFNLTNFYKYKIVLNENHSVKPLILLNYSFMYTPSSSSKIFDLKESFENMLAAGVGGEYILHTDSMNHTFQALGRYHFLDIQKSRAIAFKGSNIFINYDLNPSKTWFRLSYNGKFWVNSSLSVDISLSGDMSIDRDLFGVGNIGLNYIW; encoded by the coding sequence ATGAAAAAAACGGATCTTAGTTTTTCAAAAATATTAGCGATTCAGGTAGGGGTTTTGCTAGGGATTGCACAAGGAGTTGAGACTCCCAATACGGGATTTGAAAGAGTAGAAACAAGAAACTTAAGAGAAAATGTTTCTTATAACACTATTGATGGGGCTAAAACAAGATTGATTAACTCTTCAATCGCGATTCAAACAGGTTTTAGAGTTGATGAGAAGGGAAATATTTTATTTGGCACAACAGGCACAAGCGAAAAAATGTTCCCTCAAGATGAAGGCAGTAGTAGCAGTATTTTAGATCGAGATTTTAGTTCTTATGAGATTTCTAAAGTTTATTTTCAATCCTTAAACACAACAGACATGAAACGATTAAGCGCTCAATATTTATTTATTAATAATTGGGATTCTATAACACCTGTGATTGCCAAAAGCTTAAGCGGTTTTAGTGGTGTATGCAAAAATTTTGAATGTTCTTTTACTGATAACAAAATTGAAAAAGAAGTATTTATTGGCATGGGTGGAAAAAATATAGGAGAATTAGGATTTTTTGTCGGTACCTATCAAGAATCCGGAAGTCCTGACAGCTTAGGACAAGTATTGAGCGCAGATACTATAACGACTATAGGGGGCACAGGAGATTATGCTTATGGAATCAGAAGCATTGGGATTATCAATGCCAACGCAATGACTGCAATTGGGGGTAATGGAATAGGAAGCGATGGTCTTTATAATGAAGATCATCTTATAGCAGGGAATATTATAGCTATTGGGGGGAAGAAGGGAAATGGGATAACCAATATAACCAATAGAAGTCTCCTTAAATCCAACAATATGACGATTATTGGTGGGATAGAAGCAGATACATATGGAATATTTAATTCCGGAGGAGATATAAATACTAACTTTCTCACAGTCATAGCAGGGAAAAGTTCCAAAGCTGCAGGTCTTTATAATCAAGGAAAAGTTACCGCCAATGGAATAATAGTACTGACGACTCCGGATAGAGGGATAGGAATGATCAATGATAATCCCGGTAAGATTGATGTTGATGAGTTAGTGATTGTGGGTAGAGGTAGCTATGCGGCGCTTCGGGCTTATAAGGGCAGTCAATTGCAAGCTAAGAATATCTATTTGCAAGGGTATGGGATTCATAATGAGGGATCTATCAAGACTCATCATTTGTTTGTCAATGATTTTTCAACCATTAGAGGTGGTATTACCCTGGATACTTCTGAAGAATCTTCATTAGTGTTTAATCTTTTAAATAAATGGGAAGACTTTAAAGAGCCTTATTTAACTATCAAAGCAGGTAATCTGACCCTTAATTCCAATACAAAAGTTCAAGTAAAAATTTCTAATGAAACAATACTTAAGAGTAATCTTTCTTATGATAAAACATATGAACTTTTGTCTATGAGAGAAGGTGGTAAGCTTGAAGATAACCGCACTAATAAAACTATTGAGTTTTCCGGATTGAGCGCTTCTCCAAAAACCAGAGTTGATTCAAATGGGATTGCATTCACTTTCACAGATTTTTCTATACCCACACAAGAGCCTCCTTTGTCTGAAAAGCCTACAGATGTGTTGAATGAAAAATCTGAATCTTTGGGTATTTCGCCCTCACAAATACAAAATATAACAGATAAAATTTCCTCAATTTCTCCTGAGGCTTTGTTGATTCTTACTTCCATGATTGAAGGTAATGCTAAGGGGAGCAAATTTCAAGAAGTTGCCATTAATGAAGGCTTGAAAAATTTTAACACCAATCCTAATTTGCTTCATTCTTTGATTGAACAAACCGATAAAACACTCCAAGAAAATACGACAAATATGGGTATTTTTTCTCAAAAAACTACAGAATATCTTGGGCAACAAGTTGGTTTTCGTATCCAGGGGCTTGCTTTTGACAAAAAAATTTCAAAAATAAAATTTACTCAGATAATGCGTCGGTATGCCTTAGCAAGTAATAGCAAAAATAATATTTATTTACCGGATGTTAGAGAGAGAAATTCTGCATGGATTCATGCAGGAGGTTCTTATTATCGGTCATCTTCAACAGCTGCTGTTCCTTCAAATACATCTTCATTTAATCTAACCATAGGCTATGATAGAGAATTAATTTCTGAGAGTCAATCAAGTCTTATTTTGGGTGGGTTATTTAATTATAATTCAGGTGTATTTTCTCAAGATTCCCATAAGGAAGTTTTTAATTCTTTTTCATTAGGAGTTTATACAAATTTTACTTTTTTAAATCATGAAATTCAAAGCATACTTTCCGGAAATCAACTTTTAAGCACTCAAAAAATTAGCAACCAAGCGCTCATGATTGATAATGACAGTTATACAAATAATAGTTTGGCTTTTAACCTTACAAATTTTTATAAATACAAAATTGTATTGAATGAAAATCATTCCGTGAAACCTCTTATTTTATTAAACTATAGTTTTATGTACACACCTTCTTCAAGTTCAAAAATATTTGATTTAAAAGAATCTTTTGAAAATATGTTAGCAGCAGGAGTAGGGGGTGAATATATTTTACATACAGATTCGATGAATCATACATTTCAAGCATTAGGAAGGTATCATTTTTTAGATATTCAAAAAAGTCGTGCTATTGCCTTTAAGGGATCAAATATTTTTATTAATTATGATTTGAATCCTTCAAAAACTTGGTTTAGACTGAGTTATAATGGAAAATTTTGGGTGAATTCTTCTTTGAGTGTTGATATATCTTTGAGTGGAGATATGAGTATTGATCGTGATTTATTTGGAGTAGGCAATATCGGACTCAATTATATATGGTAA